Proteins encoded by one window of Gemmatimonadaceae bacterium:
- the radA gene encoding DNA repair protein RadA: protein MAGKARTAYRCTECGADHAKWQGKCDACGAWNTLVEEIIAAPTAKKNERRAKGTAGFGHGGTVLDTPRLREVVGTESHRLRTGLAEFDFVLGGGVVPGSMVLVGGEPGIGKSTILLQVAARLESAGHRALYVSGEESPLQVKLRADRLGGGSLDVSLLGETNLESILATANATRPAVMMVDSIQTVFTGDLEGAPGNVGQVRECAARLMRFAKESGTAVFVVGHVTKGGGIAGPKTLEHIVDTVLYFEGENSLDHRLLRATKNRFGSVDEIGVFRMTTEGLLPVENPSALFLGDRADEVTSGSAVTALIEGSRPVLLEIQGLAAKAGYGTPQRVCTGFDARRLALLLAVLDKRAGLSFAQLDVFLNVVGGVQAGEPAADLAVAAALASSVYDRALPRDAIFVGEIGLGGEIRPVSQVDRRIAEAEKMGMRVAYVSDRGQPRRTSRSLKVVGAADIPVLLRELFR from the coding sequence ATGGCCGGCAAGGCCCGGACCGCCTATCGCTGCACGGAGTGCGGCGCCGACCACGCCAAGTGGCAGGGAAAGTGTGACGCCTGCGGCGCGTGGAACACGCTCGTCGAGGAGATCATCGCCGCGCCCACCGCAAAGAAGAACGAGCGGCGCGCCAAGGGCACCGCGGGCTTCGGTCACGGCGGCACCGTCCTCGACACGCCGCGCCTGCGCGAAGTCGTCGGCACCGAGAGCCATCGCCTGCGCACTGGCCTCGCCGAGTTCGACTTCGTCCTCGGCGGAGGCGTGGTGCCGGGGTCGATGGTGCTGGTCGGCGGCGAACCGGGGATCGGCAAGTCCACCATCCTGCTGCAGGTGGCCGCGCGCCTCGAGTCGGCCGGGCACCGGGCGCTGTATGTGAGCGGCGAGGAGTCACCGCTGCAGGTGAAGCTGCGCGCCGACCGGCTGGGTGGCGGCTCGCTCGACGTCTCGCTGCTGGGCGAGACGAATCTCGAGTCGATCCTCGCCACGGCGAACGCCACGCGGCCGGCCGTGATGATGGTCGATTCCATCCAGACGGTCTTCACCGGCGATCTCGAAGGGGCGCCGGGCAACGTCGGCCAGGTGCGCGAGTGCGCCGCCCGCCTGATGCGCTTCGCCAAGGAGAGCGGCACCGCCGTCTTCGTCGTGGGCCACGTCACCAAGGGCGGCGGCATCGCCGGGCCGAAGACGCTCGAGCACATCGTCGACACGGTGCTCTACTTCGAGGGCGAGAACTCGCTCGATCACCGCCTCCTGCGTGCCACCAAGAACCGCTTCGGGTCGGTGGACGAGATTGGCGTCTTCCGCATGACCACCGAGGGATTGCTGCCGGTGGAGAATCCCAGCGCGCTCTTCCTGGGCGATCGCGCCGACGAGGTCACCTCGGGGAGCGCGGTGACCGCGCTCATCGAGGGCTCGCGCCCGGTGCTGCTCGAGATTCAGGGACTCGCGGCCAAGGCCGGGTACGGCACGCCGCAGCGCGTCTGCACCGGGTTTGACGCACGCCGCCTTGCGTTGCTGCTCGCGGTGCTCGACAAGCGCGCCGGCCTCTCGTTCGCGCAGCTCGACGTCTTCCTCAACGTCGTCGGCGGGGTGCAGGCCGGCGAACCGGCCGCCGACCTGGCGGTCGCCGCGGCGCTGGCGTCGTCCGTGTACGACCGCGCGCTGCCGCGCGACGCGATCTTCGTCGGGGAGATCGGGCTCGGGGGCGAGATTCGCCCGGTCTCGCAGGTGGACCGTCGCATCGCCGAGGCGGAGAAGATGGGGATGCGGGTGGCCTATGTGTCCGATCGCGGCCAGCCGCGGCGCACCTCCAGGTCGCTCAAGGTGGTCGGCGCGGCCGACATCCCGGTCCTGTTGCGGGAGCTGTTCCGGTGA
- the dnaB gene encoding replicative DNA helicase: MSSSPVEFSIPQPKADPFRDRRPPYSEEAEQAVLSAMLLDADAVSRASELVDETMFYREPHRRIFKAMFALHRENSVVDPLTLSNELDRMGALEAVGGKDYLASLIDIVPTTANIEHHCKIVREKALRRRLIEVATGIVTEAYEGQQLAHDLVDLAEHKIMEVGKERGAEGFVRIKNLLWNAMERIDALRAAGGDVTGVPSGFPDLDKMTLGFQRSDLIIVAARPSMGKTALVLNIAQNAAIDRNVPVAVFSLEMSREQLLLRMLASEGRVDAQRIRSGKLTQDDDAQLARAAGFLGNAPIWVDDSPGLSVYDIRSRARRLKATADVGLVVVDYLQLIQPPPGSENRTQEISQISRALKMLAKELDVPVIALSQLSRSVEQRTDKRPLLSDLRESGSIEQDADVVMFIYRPEYYEGAYDEQGVAKTMKDTNIPLDGLAELIISKHRNGPTGMARLNFRKQFTRFESYTSRPVG; this comes from the coding sequence ATGTCCAGTTCGCCCGTCGAATTTTCGATTCCGCAGCCCAAGGCTGATCCCTTCCGGGACCGCCGTCCTCCGTACTCGGAGGAGGCGGAACAGGCGGTGCTGTCGGCGATGCTGCTCGACGCCGACGCCGTGTCGCGCGCCTCGGAGCTCGTCGACGAGACGATGTTCTACCGCGAACCGCACCGGCGCATCTTCAAGGCGATGTTCGCGCTCCACCGCGAGAACTCGGTGGTGGATCCGCTCACGCTTTCCAATGAGCTCGACCGGATGGGCGCGCTGGAGGCGGTCGGCGGCAAGGATTACCTGGCCTCGCTCATCGATATCGTCCCGACGACGGCGAACATCGAGCACCACTGCAAGATCGTGCGCGAGAAGGCGCTGCGGCGCCGCCTCATCGAGGTGGCCACCGGCATCGTCACCGAGGCGTACGAAGGGCAGCAGCTTGCCCACGACCTCGTGGACCTCGCCGAGCACAAGATCATGGAGGTCGGCAAGGAGCGGGGTGCCGAGGGGTTCGTCCGCATCAAGAACCTGCTGTGGAACGCGATGGAGCGCATCGACGCGCTGCGCGCGGCCGGCGGCGACGTCACGGGCGTCCCGAGCGGTTTCCCGGACCTCGACAAGATGACGCTGGGCTTCCAGCGTTCCGACCTGATCATCGTCGCGGCGCGCCCGTCCATGGGCAAGACGGCGCTGGTGCTCAACATTGCGCAGAATGCGGCCATCGACCGCAACGTTCCGGTTGCGGTCTTCTCCCTCGAAATGAGTAGAGAGCAGCTGTTGCTCCGTATGCTCGCTTCGGAGGGTCGCGTGGACGCGCAGCGCATTCGCAGTGGCAAGCTCACGCAGGACGACGACGCGCAGCTCGCGCGCGCCGCCGGCTTCCTGGGCAACGCCCCCATCTGGGTCGACGATTCGCCCGGGCTCAGCGTGTACGACATCCGGTCGCGCGCGCGGCGCCTCAAGGCAACCGCCGACGTGGGGCTCGTCGTCGTCGACTACCTGCAGCTCATCCAGCCGCCGCCGGGCAGCGAGAACCGCACGCAGGAAATCTCGCAGATCTCGCGGGCGCTCAAGATGCTGGCCAAGGAGCTTGACGTTCCGGTCATCGCGCTGTCGCAGCTGTCGCGCAGCGTGGAGCAGCGCACCGACAAGCGTCCGCTGCTCTCCGACCTTCGTGAGTCGGGCTCCATCGAGCAGGACGCTGACGTCGTGATGTTCATCTACCGCCCCGAGTACTACGAGGGCGCGTACGACGAGCAGGGTGTCGCGAAGACAATGAAGGACACCAACATTCCGCTCGACGGGCTGGCCGAGCTCATCATCTCCAAGCACCGCAACGGGCCCACCGGCATGGCGCGGTTGAACTTCCGCAAGCAGTTCACGCGGTTCGAGAGCTACACGTCGCGTCCGGTGGGCTGA
- a CDS encoding uracil-DNA glycosylase encodes MDARERLRQYLEQRRELGESEFVLDALPVEDVLRLLGDNSPAAERKPAGQAPRDAEPTAGRDRAAVASGNWRDTLASIGAEAPATPAQKVTAPATAPATAPATAAANAPAPADAPALPGTGLVVGSPMGELLPGALAHLATLDDVAKHVAGCRGCSLYQTAKNHVPGEGNPHAGFVCVGEAPGQTEDELGRPFVGRAGELLTKILEAIQFKREDVFICNVLKHRPPGNRNPAPDEIKACSPYLLRQLELLQPRVILALGTFASQTLLQTTQPIGKLRGLVHRYHGIPLIVTYHPAALLRNPAWKRPTWEDVQFARRIFDSAAQG; translated from the coding sequence ATGGACGCTAGGGAGCGCCTCCGGCAGTACCTCGAGCAGCGCCGGGAACTGGGAGAGTCCGAGTTTGTGCTCGACGCCCTGCCCGTCGAGGACGTGCTGCGACTGCTCGGGGACAATTCCCCGGCGGCGGAACGCAAACCGGCGGGTCAGGCGCCCCGCGACGCCGAGCCGACTGCCGGTCGCGACCGTGCCGCCGTCGCCAGCGGCAACTGGCGGGACACGCTCGCGTCCATTGGTGCCGAAGCGCCGGCCACGCCGGCCCAAAAAGTGACTGCCCCGGCGACTGCTCCGGCGACTGCTCCGGCGACTGCTGCGGCGAACGCTCCGGCCCCCGCGGATGCACCGGCGCTGCCAGGAACGGGACTCGTCGTCGGCAGCCCGATGGGCGAACTCCTCCCCGGAGCACTTGCCCACCTGGCCACCTTGGACGACGTCGCCAAGCACGTGGCGGGGTGCCGCGGCTGCTCGCTGTACCAGACCGCCAAGAACCACGTGCCGGGCGAGGGGAATCCGCACGCCGGATTCGTCTGCGTCGGCGAGGCCCCCGGGCAGACCGAGGATGAACTGGGCCGGCCTTTCGTGGGCCGGGCCGGCGAACTGCTCACCAAGATCCTCGAAGCCATCCAGTTCAAGCGCGAGGACGTCTTCATCTGCAACGTGCTCAAGCACCGCCCGCCGGGGAACCGGAACCCGGCGCCGGACGAGATCAAGGCCTGCAGTCCGTACCTCCTGCGGCAGCTCGAACTGCTGCAGCCGCGGGTGATCCTCGCCCTCGGCACTTTTGCGTCGCAAACACTACTGCAGACCACGCAGCCGATTGGTAAGTTACGTGGCCTTGTGCATCGGTATCACGGTATCCCCCTGATCGTCACGTACCATCCAGCCGCGCTCCTGCGGAATCCCGCGTGGAAGCGCCCGACTTGGGAAGATGTCCAGTTCGCCCGTCGAATTTTCGATTCCGCAGCCCAAGGCTGA
- the coaBC gene encoding bifunctional phosphopantothenoylcysteine decarboxylase/phosphopantothenate--cysteine ligase CoaBC — protein MRPFDGRRVLLGVTGGIAAYKTAALARDLTLAGAEVDVILTRSAREFVGAVTFEALTGRPVHDQLVAAGHALDHIKLPRAADVMVVAPATADFIARAAAGRADDLLAASLLAAGKTPVLIVPAMNDRMWAHVQTQANVARLREFGYLVLDPDAGPLASREEGSGPGRMPEPATIRAHIARLLEPASPLAGKHIVVSAGPTREAVDPVRFLSNHSSGKMGVALASAAWRRGATVTLVAGPLSVAAPTGPRLVAVESTQQMADAVRTALATADALIMAAAPADFRPRDVAGQKMKKGTDAPSLPLEFTTDILKSTRDARRPGCVVVGFALETEQLEAGARAKLAAKDCDLVVANRVESGAGFGTDTNRVTLFGRDGAREELPLLDKHDVADAILDRVAGLVDGR, from the coding sequence ATGCGCCCCTTCGATGGGCGGCGCGTCCTCCTCGGCGTCACTGGGGGCATCGCCGCCTACAAGACGGCGGCCCTGGCGCGGGACCTCACCCTCGCCGGCGCTGAAGTGGACGTCATCCTCACGCGCTCGGCTCGCGAGTTCGTGGGGGCGGTGACGTTCGAGGCGCTCACCGGGCGGCCGGTGCACGACCAGTTGGTGGCGGCCGGCCACGCCCTCGATCACATCAAGTTGCCGCGCGCCGCCGACGTGATGGTCGTGGCGCCGGCCACCGCCGATTTCATCGCCCGCGCGGCCGCCGGCCGTGCCGATGACCTGCTGGCGGCCTCGCTGCTCGCGGCCGGGAAGACGCCGGTGCTCATCGTTCCCGCGATGAACGACCGGATGTGGGCGCACGTGCAGACCCAGGCCAACGTCGCTCGACTGCGCGAATTCGGCTATCTGGTGCTCGACCCCGACGCGGGGCCGCTCGCCAGCCGCGAGGAAGGGAGCGGCCCGGGACGCATGCCCGAGCCGGCCACCATCCGCGCGCACATCGCGCGACTGCTCGAGCCTGCGTCGCCGTTGGCCGGCAAGCACATCGTGGTTTCGGCCGGACCGACGCGCGAGGCGGTCGATCCCGTGCGGTTTCTCAGCAATCACTCGTCGGGCAAGATGGGCGTGGCGCTCGCGTCGGCCGCCTGGCGTCGCGGCGCAACGGTCACGCTTGTCGCCGGCCCGCTCAGCGTCGCCGCGCCCACCGGTCCGCGTCTGGTCGCCGTCGAGAGCACGCAGCAGATGGCAGATGCGGTGCGCACGGCACTCGCCACCGCTGACGCGCTGATCATGGCGGCGGCCCCTGCCGATTTCCGCCCACGCGACGTGGCCGGGCAGAAGATGAAGAAGGGGACGGACGCCCCGAGCCTTCCGCTCGAGTTCACGACCGACATCCTCAAGTCCACGCGCGATGCGCGTCGCCCGGGCTGCGTCGTCGTCGGGTTCGCGCTGGAAACCGAACAGCTCGAGGCGGGCGCGCGCGCGAAGCTGGCGGCCAAGGACTGCGACCTCGTCGTCGCCAATAGGGTCGAGAGCGGGGCGGGTTTCGGCACCGACACCAATCGCGTGACGCTGTTCGGTCGCGACGGCGCGCGCGAAGAACTCCCCCTGCTGGACAAGCACGACGTTGCCGACGCCATTCTCGACCGTGTGGCCGGGCTCGTCGATGGACGCTAG
- a CDS encoding DNA-directed RNA polymerase subunit omega: MRVFTPSEVTEHATNKYLSVLVAAKYARVLNEFPRTGSKVGEKKLTTRALEELSDGRIEYRVVPRRRTAE; this comes from the coding sequence ATGCGAGTCTTCACCCCCTCTGAAGTCACTGAGCACGCGACCAACAAGTACCTCTCGGTGCTCGTCGCCGCGAAGTACGCGCGCGTGCTCAACGAGTTCCCGCGCACCGGCTCGAAGGTCGGCGAGAAGAAGCTGACCACGCGCGCGCTGGAAGAACTCAGCGACGGCCGCATCGAGTACCGCGTGGTGCCGCGCCGCCGCACCGCCGAGTAA
- the gmk gene encoding guanylate kinase, protein MITFPIVLSAPSGAGKTTIYRRLMAERSDIGYSVSCTTRAPRVGEVDGVDYHFLSPAEFERRRAAGEFAESATVHDHSYGTLRTEVQKVLAGGKHVIMDIDVQGAAQFARAFPQSVLIFIIPPSIDVLVERLTRRGTESRDVLLTRLRNAQGELHEIGRYHYVVENDDLDRAVARVSAIVDAEMTRRERAPKLDEQVAGLIARLEHEIANYV, encoded by the coding sequence ATGATCACGTTCCCCATCGTGCTGTCGGCGCCGTCGGGCGCGGGGAAGACCACCATCTACCGCCGGTTGATGGCGGAGCGGAGCGACATCGGCTACTCGGTGTCGTGCACCACGCGCGCGCCGCGGGTGGGCGAGGTGGATGGCGTGGATTACCACTTCCTTTCGCCCGCCGAGTTCGAGCGCAGGCGGGCGGCCGGCGAGTTCGCCGAGAGCGCCACGGTGCATGACCATTCGTACGGCACGCTGCGCACCGAAGTGCAGAAGGTGCTGGCGGGCGGCAAGCATGTGATCATGGACATCGACGTGCAGGGGGCGGCGCAGTTCGCGCGGGCCTTCCCGCAGTCGGTGCTCATCTTCATCATTCCGCCGTCCATCGATGTGCTGGTGGAGCGCCTCACGCGGCGCGGGACCGAGAGCCGCGACGTCCTGCTCACGCGGCTTCGCAACGCGCAGGGCGAGTTGCACGAGATCGGCCGGTATCACTATGTGGTGGAGAACGACGATCTCGATCGCGCCGTGGCGCGCGTGTCGGCGATCGTGGATGCCGAAATGACGCGGCGCGAGCGCGCGCCGAAGCTGGACGAGCAGGTGGCGGGGCTCATTGCCCGGCTCGAGCACGAGATTGCGAATTACGTCTAA
- a CDS encoding YicC/YloC family endoribonuclease, with protein sequence MIRSMTGFGAADGLVGSTHVSLELRTVNHRFFSPSLKLPTALSRWEGDVREALRKRIARGHVTVSARLERADTPAAVIDAGRFAEYAAQLKTLRDANGLGGEVDVATVLRLPEVVRVGSEDDVPDDGAEALVSLVDRAATELTEMREREGARLAGIILERLAVIESAVERIAARAPARVIAQRDRLLENVAKLANGVVLDDQRLAQEIAILADRLDVGEEIDRFRTHIAAFGETLRDGAGEAVGKRLGFLLQEMLREANTTGSKANDAEIQRDVIAVKEELERIREQVENIE encoded by the coding sequence ATGATTCGTTCGATGACCGGGTTTGGCGCGGCGGACGGGCTCGTGGGTTCCACCCATGTGAGCCTCGAACTTCGCACCGTCAACCATCGCTTCTTCAGCCCCAGCCTGAAGCTCCCCACGGCCCTCAGCCGCTGGGAGGGCGACGTGCGTGAGGCGTTGCGCAAGCGAATCGCCCGCGGTCACGTCACCGTGTCGGCGCGCCTGGAGCGCGCGGACACTCCGGCGGCCGTCATCGATGCCGGGCGGTTCGCGGAATATGCCGCTCAGCTCAAGACGCTCCGTGACGCCAACGGGCTGGGCGGCGAGGTCGATGTGGCGACGGTCCTCCGCCTTCCCGAAGTCGTGCGGGTCGGCTCCGAAGACGACGTGCCGGACGATGGTGCCGAAGCGCTGGTGTCCCTCGTGGACCGTGCCGCGACAGAGTTGACGGAGATGCGCGAGCGGGAAGGGGCACGCCTTGCCGGCATCATCCTCGAGCGGCTGGCGGTCATCGAATCGGCGGTGGAACGCATTGCGGCGCGCGCCCCCGCGCGCGTCATCGCCCAGCGCGACCGACTCCTCGAGAACGTCGCGAAGCTCGCGAATGGCGTCGTCCTCGATGACCAGCGGCTGGCGCAGGAGATCGCCATCCTGGCCGACCGCCTGGACGTCGGCGAGGAGATCGACCGGTTCCGCACGCACATTGCCGCCTTCGGCGAGACGCTGCGCGACGGCGCCGGCGAGGCGGTGGGCAAGCGCCTCGGTTTCCTGCTGCAGGAAATGCTGCGCGAGGCCAACACCACGGGAAGCAAGGCCAATGACGCCGAGATCCAGCGCGACGTCATCGCCGTCAAGGAAGAGCTCGAGCGGATCCGCGAGCAGGTGGAGAACATCGAATGA
- a CDS encoding Plug domain-containing protein, whose product MKSPLARAELPTEAGGRWHWEGESLRAAGATTLADLLAQVPGATGFRANWIPAAQYISYNGDAGRVRVFLDGVELDAIDTRNGDVLDLALIPLWQVEEVSAERAAGELRVHLRSWRVDRVTPFTRTDITTGSENTNLYRGFFGKRLQNGGAVQLAAQQYNTTSPRTGGDGTSLQVFGRVGWAWKGWSVDGAWNRAGVDRAATIRWPASETQSYANGSPAFKGALASAYARVAWGDPDAKGKPWAQLIAATQMIAENSKVSETTAQTIPGSVPKDTVDSAASRSQYVLAAGASRWGVRASATARLRAAGGRTDLSPAVRLGYDWRFVSLSAFAETRGADSTRRVDLAARVAPWRWIEVSGAFSSYDPKSTRSRGPAFTASRLEAATTWWGVTLTGGMVTRGVTTLAAPIALDSSLVRVGTGEAKGVLFGARGRLYKQIQFDVNGVRWDGSGAYRPQMEVHSALLVNTSWLTRFPRNNFHVLAMGTYNHRTPMFFPTANGQVGNSTGPIDIIGARLEIRIESGTVFFQAENTVGKLYETAPGYLMPRRLQYYGLRWNFWN is encoded by the coding sequence GTGAAGTCGCCGCTGGCGCGCGCCGAACTCCCCACGGAAGCCGGCGGTCGATGGCACTGGGAGGGCGAAAGTTTGCGCGCCGCCGGCGCCACGACGCTTGCCGATCTCCTCGCCCAGGTTCCGGGCGCCACGGGCTTCCGCGCCAACTGGATACCTGCCGCGCAGTACATCTCGTACAACGGTGACGCGGGCCGCGTGCGCGTCTTCCTCGACGGCGTGGAACTCGACGCCATCGACACGCGCAATGGCGACGTGCTCGACCTCGCGCTCATTCCGCTGTGGCAGGTGGAGGAAGTGAGCGCCGAGCGCGCCGCCGGCGAATTGCGCGTGCACCTGCGCAGCTGGCGCGTGGACCGCGTCACCCCGTTCACGCGCACCGACATCACCACGGGAAGCGAGAACACCAACCTGTATCGCGGCTTCTTCGGCAAGCGCCTGCAGAACGGCGGGGCGGTACAGCTGGCGGCGCAGCAGTACAACACCACCTCGCCGCGGACGGGCGGCGACGGCACCTCGTTGCAGGTCTTCGGCCGCGTCGGATGGGCATGGAAGGGATGGAGCGTCGACGGCGCCTGGAATCGCGCCGGCGTGGATCGGGCGGCCACCATTCGCTGGCCGGCAAGCGAGACGCAGAGTTACGCCAACGGATCGCCCGCCTTCAAGGGCGCGCTTGCCTCGGCCTACGCGCGAGTCGCCTGGGGCGACCCGGACGCCAAGGGAAAGCCATGGGCGCAGCTCATCGCGGCGACGCAGATGATTGCCGAGAACAGCAAGGTGTCCGAGACCACGGCCCAGACCATTCCCGGGTCCGTGCCCAAGGACACGGTGGACTCCGCCGCGTCGCGGTCCCAGTATGTGCTCGCGGCCGGCGCGTCGCGTTGGGGCGTGCGCGCAAGCGCCACCGCCCGCCTGCGCGCCGCGGGTGGGCGCACCGATCTCTCGCCGGCCGTGCGGCTCGGCTATGACTGGCGCTTCGTGTCGCTGAGCGCCTTCGCCGAGACGCGAGGGGCCGACTCGACGCGCCGCGTGGATCTTGCCGCGCGCGTCGCGCCGTGGCGGTGGATCGAGGTGTCGGGCGCGTTCAGCAGCTACGATCCCAAGTCGACACGGTCGCGCGGCCCGGCCTTTACGGCGTCGCGCCTGGAGGCGGCCACCACGTGGTGGGGCGTTACGCTCACCGGCGGAATGGTCACGCGGGGGGTAACCACGCTCGCCGCGCCCATTGCGCTCGACTCCAGCCTCGTTCGCGTGGGCACGGGCGAAGCCAAAGGCGTGCTGTTTGGCGCGCGCGGCCGCCTGTACAAGCAGATCCAGTTCGACGTGAACGGCGTCCGCTGGGACGGCTCGGGCGCGTACCGCCCGCAGATGGAAGTGCACAGCGCGCTGCTGGTCAACACCAGCTGGCTCACGCGATTTCCGCGCAACAACTTCCATGTGCTGGCCATGGGGACCTACAACCACCGGACGCCGATGTTCTTCCCGACGGCCAATGGGCAGGTGGGCAACTCCACGGGACCCATCGATATCATCGGGGCCCGGCTGGAGATCCGGATCGAGAGCGGAACGGTCTTCTTCCAGGCGGAAAATACTGTCGGGAAACTGTACGAAACCGCCCCGGGGTACCTCATGCCGCGACGCCTGCAGTACTATGGTTTGCGGTGGAACTTCTGGAACTAG
- a CDS encoding leucyl aminopeptidase, translated as MSMAISVRGGDPARVAAPLLAVALPTGGTFPRALKALDAAYGGVLSRAVRNGDFKGARDESLLFVGHGRGPARVLLLGLGDGSDAYASIMRASTLGGRKGNALGVRKMAFWSERLADESVEAAAYGLSRGAWDFTDYKTMPPAKDRPKPLIEAVLVSSDPRGSKAALAAGVALGEGQRLARRLQQLPGNVCTPEYLARTARDIAKRHRLRVQVFGRRDLKRLKMESFLAVAAGTPQDPKLIVLEYRGGRRGDAPVALVGKGLCFDSGGISIKPAQGMEMMKYDMSGAAGVLGAIEAIARLKLRVNVVGLIGSTTNMPSGTSMNPGDVVTASNGKTIEILNTDAEGRLVLADVLAYSARFKPAAIIDAATLTGACVIALGNSATGVMTNDEKLQDEVLAAAKRGGEPGWPLPMWDDYREMIKGDIADIKNIGGRGAGTITAALFLREFVPAGVPWVHLDIAGTAYSESDLTVIPKGPTGVPVRTFVEFVRGRAR; from the coding sequence ATGTCGATGGCGATTTCCGTACGCGGCGGTGACCCCGCACGCGTTGCCGCACCTCTCCTGGCCGTGGCCCTGCCCACGGGCGGCACCTTTCCGCGGGCGCTGAAGGCGCTTGATGCCGCCTACGGTGGCGTGCTCTCGCGGGCGGTCCGCAACGGCGACTTCAAGGGCGCCAGGGACGAGTCGCTGCTTTTTGTCGGACACGGGCGCGGCCCGGCGCGTGTGCTCCTGCTCGGCCTCGGCGACGGCAGCGATGCCTATGCCAGCATCATGCGGGCGTCCACCCTCGGCGGTCGCAAGGGCAACGCGCTGGGCGTTCGCAAGATGGCGTTCTGGTCCGAGCGGCTGGCGGACGAGTCGGTGGAGGCGGCGGCCTACGGGCTGTCGCGCGGTGCGTGGGATTTCACGGACTACAAGACGATGCCGCCGGCCAAGGATCGCCCCAAACCGCTGATCGAGGCGGTGCTGGTCAGCAGCGATCCGCGCGGATCGAAGGCGGCCCTGGCGGCCGGCGTGGCGCTCGGCGAAGGCCAGCGGCTCGCGCGGCGGTTGCAGCAGCTGCCCGGCAACGTCTGCACGCCGGAGTATCTGGCGCGCACGGCGCGCGACATCGCCAAGCGGCATCGCCTGCGCGTGCAGGTCTTCGGTCGCCGCGACCTCAAGCGCCTCAAGATGGAATCGTTCCTGGCCGTGGCCGCCGGAACGCCGCAGGATCCCAAGCTGATCGTCCTCGAGTATCGCGGCGGACGGCGCGGCGACGCGCCGGTGGCGCTCGTGGGCAAGGGCCTCTGCTTCGACTCGGGCGGCATCTCCATCAAGCCCGCGCAGGGGATGGAGATGATGAAGTACGACATGTCGGGGGCGGCGGGCGTGCTCGGCGCCATCGAGGCGATCGCGCGCCTCAAGTTGCGCGTCAACGTCGTCGGGCTGATCGGCAGCACCACCAACATGCCGTCGGGCACGTCCATGAATCCCGGCGACGTGGTCACCGCGTCGAACGGCAAGACCATCGAGATCCTCAACACCGACGCGGAAGGACGCCTGGTGCTGGCCGACGTGCTCGCCTACAGCGCGCGCTTCAAGCCCGCGGCCATCATCGATGCGGCCACGCTGACCGGCGCCTGCGTCATCGCGCTCGGCAACAGCGCGACCGGCGTCATGACCAATGACGAGAAGCTGCAGGATGAAGTGCTCGCCGCGGCGAAGCGCGGCGGCGAACCCGGCTGGCCGCTGCCGATGTGGGACGACTACCGTGAGATGATCAAGGGCGATATCGCCGACATCAAGAACATCGGCGGACGCGGCGCGGGAACCATCACCGCGGCGCTCTTCCTGCGCGAGTTTGTTCCGGCTGGCGTGCCCTGGGTGCACCTCGACATCGCGGGCACGGCGTACTCGGAGAGCGACCTCACCGTTATCCCGAAGGGACCCACCGGCGTGCCGGTGCGGACCTTCGTCGAGTTCGTTCGGGGGAGGGCCCGCTGA
- a CDS encoding isocitrate/isopropylmalate family dehydrogenase, protein MATYKYSHVPADTLAAAVGGLGIVPGGNIGDEAAVFEATHGTAPQYAGLNKINPGSVIPLGVMMPETMGWQEASDLIMHGMEIAIGNETVTYELARQMSGATEVSTSGFGDAVIAGMKGA, encoded by the coding sequence ATGGCGACGTACAAGTACTCCCACGTGCCCGCCGATACGCTGGCGGCCGCAGTGGGCGGGTTGGGCATCGTGCCGGGCGGGAACATCGGCGACGAGGCCGCGGTATTCGAGGCGACGCATGGCACGGCGCCCCAATATGCGGGACTGAACAAGATCAACCCGGGCTCGGTCATCCCCTTGGGGGTGATGATGCCCGAGACGATGGGCTGGCAGGAGGCGTCGGACCTCATCATGCACGGCATGGAGATCGCCATCGGCAACGAGACGGTGACCTATGAACTCGCGCGTCAGATGTCGGGTGCGACCGAAGTATCCACGTCTGGCTTCGGCGATGCGGTCATCGCCGGAATGAAGGGGGCCTAA
- a CDS encoding Hpt domain-containing protein — MHETPPVAAEDFDALLELLDAPTMREVVRLFMASAPERLVTAQLGLQGGDLAITATAFHAMRSGCGQLGARQLEAICAHGERRAKSGDHEGAAADLAAAEEEFARCRKWFSANGWLSA; from the coding sequence ATGCACGAAACCCCACCGGTCGCGGCAGAAGACTTCGACGCGCTGCTCGAGTTGCTCGACGCGCCGACGATGCGTGAAGTCGTGCGCCTGTTCATGGCGTCCGCCCCGGAGCGGCTGGTCACCGCGCAGCTCGGCCTGCAGGGCGGCGATCTCGCGATCACGGCCACTGCGTTCCATGCCATGCGCTCCGGGTGCGGCCAGCTGGGGGCGCGTCAGCTCGAGGCAATCTGCGCGCATGGCGAGCGACGCGCGAAGTCGGGCGACCACGAGGGGGCCGCGGCCGACCTTGCGGCGGCCGAGGAGGAGTTCGCGCGGTGCCGCAAGTGGTTCAGCGCCAACGGCTGGCTCTCCGCGTGA